The Bacteroidota bacterium nucleotide sequence CCTTGTTGAAGACATGGGGCCCTTAGGTGGCTTATATTCATTATATAAAACATATCCCGACAAATCATTCTTGATTATTGCCACCGATATGCCGGAAGTAAAAAAAGAGCATATTACCAGGCTATTAGAAAACAGAGATAAATCGTTATACATAAGCTGTTATAAGAATTCGAAAGGATTTGTAGAGCCACTTTTTGCTATTTGGGAAAATAAGGCTTTCCCAAAAATCGAAAAATTGATTAATGAAAACAAATTATCTATGAAGATGATAATTAATAAGCATCCTGCGAAAATTATCAATGCCGATGATGATTTTAGTTTATTGAATATAAACACCAAAGAAG carries:
- a CDS encoding molybdenum cofactor guanylyltransferase, with translation MTENNKDIIAVVMAGGRSKRMGHDKGLIEYKNKAQRYHMADLLKSIFNEVVISVPYDFNIPENSPYKYVKDLVEDMGPLGGLYSLYKTYPDKSFLIIATDMPEVKKEHITRLLENRDKSLYISCYKNSKGFVEPLFAIWENKAFPKIEKLINENKLSMKMIINKHPAKIINADDDFSLLNINTKEEKENYLEE